The Muricauda sp. SCSIO 65647 genome includes a region encoding these proteins:
- the feoB gene encoding ferrous iron transport protein B, whose product MSKSINVALIGNPNTGKTSVFNQLTGLNQKVGNYPGITVEKKEGICKLPQGVKAHILDLPGTYSLNTTSLDESVVVELLLNKNDKDYPDVAVVISDVENLKRNLFLFTQIKDLKIPTILVINMSDRMSRKGISLDVALLEQRLNTKIALVSTRKKEGVDHIKTLIADYKNLSTEPNLNASVIDTEYFGRLQKTFPKENLYKLWLVITQDVNFMPLEKKRIEDSSSFNTKSKSELKQLQHRETVLRYQFINGILKETYKVDLQAAKGLRATLDKVLTHKVFGYFIFFALLLLIFQAIFDWSTYPMDFIDAQFAAASDWIKNTLPAGVLTNLLAEGILAGIGGIVIFIPQIAFLFLFISLLEETGYMSRVVFLMDRLMRPFGLSGKSVVPLISGTACAIPAVMATRTIENWKERLITILVTPFTTCSARLPVYLILISLVIPKGRFLGLGYQALTLMLLYILGFVMAILSAMVLNKIMKIRSRSLFMVEMPTYRLPLLKNVAFTVVEKTKSFVLGAGKIILAISIVLWFLGSNGLSEEFKNAEGIVKQRIEDQGLSQYSHSYIERKLEEYKQSTPVSVTHTNSAISLKAMQDSIRIKTESLRERAIEQEIASHRLEHSFIGHMGKSIQPLVQPLGYDWKIGIAILTSFAAREVFVGTLATIYSVGSDEEETIKSRMAAELDDVGEPLFDLASGISLMLFYAFAMQCMSTLAIVKRETNSWKWPMLQLVFMSSFAYLAALVAYQILK is encoded by the coding sequence AGAGCATCAACGTGGCCCTTATCGGCAATCCGAATACAGGCAAGACATCGGTCTTCAACCAACTCACCGGACTCAACCAAAAAGTAGGCAATTACCCCGGCATTACGGTCGAGAAAAAAGAAGGTATCTGCAAACTGCCCCAAGGTGTCAAGGCCCATATTCTAGACTTACCCGGCACCTACAGTCTGAACACCACATCACTCGATGAAAGTGTGGTGGTCGAGCTTCTGCTCAACAAAAATGATAAAGATTATCCCGATGTTGCCGTAGTGATAAGCGATGTTGAAAATCTTAAGCGAAACCTTTTCTTGTTCACCCAAATCAAAGATTTGAAGATTCCGACCATTTTGGTCATCAACATGTCAGATAGAATGTCGCGTAAGGGCATTTCTTTGGATGTAGCGTTGCTGGAGCAACGCTTGAATACCAAAATAGCCTTGGTCAGCACCCGAAAAAAAGAAGGTGTCGACCACATCAAAACGTTGATCGCCGATTACAAGAATCTTTCAACAGAACCCAATCTCAATGCCTCTGTCATCGATACCGAATATTTTGGCCGATTGCAAAAAACGTTTCCGAAAGAAAACCTGTATAAACTTTGGTTGGTCATCACCCAAGACGTGAACTTCATGCCGCTGGAAAAAAAGCGTATCGAAGACTCCTCTTCCTTCAACACAAAATCAAAGAGCGAGTTAAAACAGCTACAACACAGGGAAACCGTTCTACGGTATCAATTTATCAATGGCATACTCAAAGAAACCTACAAGGTCGACCTTCAGGCGGCCAAGGGGCTTCGGGCCACTTTAGACAAGGTGTTGACCCACAAAGTCTTTGGTTATTTTATCTTCTTCGCCCTTTTGTTATTGATCTTTCAAGCCATCTTTGATTGGAGCACCTACCCCATGGACTTCATCGATGCCCAATTTGCTGCTGCCAGTGATTGGATAAAGAATACTTTGCCCGCGGGAGTTTTGACCAATTTGTTGGCCGAGGGCATTTTGGCCGGCATTGGGGGCATCGTCATTTTCATTCCCCAAATCGCTTTTCTGTTTCTCTTTATTTCACTGTTGGAAGAAACGGGCTATATGAGTCGTGTGGTCTTTTTGATGGATCGATTGATGCGCCCCTTTGGCTTAAGCGGTAAAAGTGTGGTACCCTTGATCTCAGGTACGGCATGTGCCATACCGGCCGTGATGGCGACCCGAACCATCGAAAATTGGAAAGAACGCCTCATCACCATATTGGTCACCCCGTTCACGACTTGTTCGGCACGACTGCCCGTATATCTCATTCTGATCTCTTTGGTCATACCCAAGGGCCGTTTTTTGGGGTTGGGCTATCAGGCCCTGACACTTATGTTGCTCTATATTCTCGGATTTGTGATGGCCATTCTATCGGCCATGGTATTGAACAAGATCATGAAAATCAGGTCTCGTTCACTCTTCATGGTCGAGATGCCCACGTATCGTTTGCCCCTGCTCAAAAACGTTGCCTTTACCGTGGTCGAAAAAACCAAGAGCTTTGTTCTAGGTGCTGGGAAAATTATTTTGGCCATCTCGATAGTACTCTGGTTTTTGGGATCCAACGGACTTTCTGAAGAATTCAAGAATGCAGAGGGTATCGTAAAACAACGCATCGAAGACCAAGGTCTGTCACAATACAGTCATTCGTACATAGAACGAAAACTGGAAGAATACAAACAGTCAACTCCTGTGAGTGTCACCCATACCAATAGTGCCATAAGCTTAAAGGCCATGCAGGATTCGATACGTATAAAAACAGAAAGCCTTAGGGAAAGGGCCATAGAGCAAGAGATAGCGAGCCATAGGTTAGAGCATTCTTTCATTGGCCATATGGGCAAATCCATTCAGCCTTTGGTACAACCTTTGGGCTATGATTGGAAAATCGGTATCGCCATCTTGACCTCATTTGCCGCACGAGAGGTTTTTGTGGGTACCTTGGCGACCATTTACAGTGTGGGCAGCGATGAAGAAGAGACCATCAAAAGCCGAATGGCCGCCGAACTTGACGATGTCGGCGAACCGCTATTTGATTTAGCCTCGGGCATTTCTTTGATGCTTTTCTATGCCTTTGCCATGCAGTGCATGAGTACCTTGGCCATAGTCAAACGTGAGACCAATTCTTGGAAATGGCCCATGCTTCAACTGGTCTTTATGAGCAGTTTTGCGTACCTTGCGGCATTGGTTGCCTATCAAATTCTCAAATAA
- a CDS encoding RNA polymerase sigma factor, with protein sequence MNKKTDELLMQEVAQGNLEMLRILFDRHHLHVFNFLYKMSGDKMLSEDLTQDVFYKVIKYRSSYKNGRFLSWLFTIARNSLKTHFTRNKEMHTDLEQLADQTIEEKNDEAHSQLHLALSKLETSDREVIILNRFHEIRYQELAEIMGSTTGAMKTKVSRAMKKLKNIYLESI encoded by the coding sequence TTGAACAAAAAAACAGATGAGCTATTGATGCAAGAAGTTGCGCAGGGCAATCTCGAGATGCTTCGAATACTTTTTGACAGACATCATTTGCACGTGTTCAACTTTTTGTACAAAATGAGCGGTGACAAAATGCTGAGCGAAGACCTGACACAAGATGTGTTCTATAAAGTCATCAAGTATCGGTCTTCTTATAAAAACGGAAGGTTTCTATCTTGGTTGTTCACCATCGCTAGAAACAGTTTAAAGACCCATTTCACTCGTAACAAAGAAATGCATACCGATCTAGAGCAGTTGGCAGACCAGACCATCGAGGAAAAAAATGATGAGGCACATTCACAATTGCATCTAGCTTTAAGCAAGTTGGAAACTTCAGATAGGGAAGTTATCATCTTGAACAGGTTTCACGAGATACGGTACCAAGAATTGGCCGAAATCATGGGCAGCACCACAGGTGCCATGAAGACCAAGGTCAGTAGGGCCATGAAAAAATTGAAAAATATCTATTTGGAAAGCATTTGA
- a CDS encoding HEAT repeat domain-containing protein, translating into MDKDNMTDLIQDYFDKSLDREKLNEFEEHLKNSPSFKKEVEEYRLLFDAFEKETDIIPPDSLKTNFLSMLEDEKNKQGKVVGMKRQPINWFAATLKIAAGIALLVSAFFFGKYSEKNVLKNEFAIMQEETTKLKQTAMISLLENQSASKRIQGVHYIDDLIDPDEAIISALADRMLNDENTNVRLSAMEALTNFKNSETVKNAFIEALKTEKDPSIQIAIIQALVHIQEKKAIEPMQKLLEQEDTQPFIKNEIKIALPKIT; encoded by the coding sequence ATGGACAAGGATAATATGACAGATTTGATTCAAGACTATTTTGACAAGTCACTTGATCGCGAAAAATTGAACGAGTTCGAAGAGCATCTCAAGAATTCACCTTCGTTCAAAAAAGAAGTGGAAGAATACCGGTTGTTGTTCGATGCTTTTGAAAAAGAAACCGACATCATTCCTCCAGACAGCTTGAAGACAAACTTTTTGAGCATGCTCGAAGACGAAAAAAACAAACAAGGAAAGGTTGTGGGCATGAAGAGGCAGCCAATAAATTGGTTTGCCGCCACATTGAAAATCGCCGCTGGTATCGCATTGCTCGTTTCCGCATTCTTTTTTGGGAAATATTCAGAGAAAAACGTCTTGAAAAATGAATTCGCAATTATGCAGGAGGAGACCACAAAATTAAAGCAAACCGCCATGATATCCCTTTTAGAGAACCAATCGGCAAGCAAGCGTATTCAAGGGGTACACTACATCGATGATTTGATCGATCCAGATGAAGCCATCATAAGTGCCCTGGCAGATAGAATGCTGAACGATGAAAACACCAATGTTCGGCTGTCGGCAATGGAAGCGCTCACGAATTTTAAAAATTCAGAAACAGTAAAGAACGCATTCATAGAAGCTTTGAAAACAGAGAAAGACCCAAGTATTCAAATTGCCATCATTCAGGCATTGGTTCATATACAAGAAAAAAAGGCCATTGAACCCATGCAAAAATTGCTGGAACAAGAAGACACCCAACCCTTTATCAAAAACGAAATCAAAATAGCATTACCAAAAATCACATAA
- a CDS encoding DUF4097 family beta strand repeat-containing protein — protein MKKVTFLLIAVAACAIASAQTDYSKSLNGIEWVKIESKSDITLKTYNANELLIKGSGSSKVSEKAKGLKLVGEGGNDNTDVGFYVVQDGNTLLVKNLRKSEGAEIFLPETQNVSVKSTWSGDIEIEGFSGEVEADAQLNGSIEITGVNGPVTANALNGEIEVEFGTVKQNTPISIHTTNGAIDVSLPGDTPADLTLSTMHGDIYTNFDIKREEKDGLKSVSSKKVKATVNNGGVNISLKSINGNIYLRKQ, from the coding sequence ATGAAAAAAGTAACTTTTCTTCTAATCGCAGTGGCCGCATGCGCCATTGCATCTGCCCAAACTGATTACTCGAAATCACTGAACGGTATCGAATGGGTGAAAATCGAATCTAAATCAGATATTACCTTGAAAACCTACAATGCCAACGAACTGCTGATAAAAGGCAGTGGCAGCTCAAAAGTATCTGAAAAGGCCAAAGGGCTAAAACTGGTCGGTGAAGGCGGCAACGACAACACAGATGTCGGGTTCTACGTGGTACAAGACGGAAACACCTTGTTGGTTAAAAACCTGAGAAAGTCAGAGGGTGCTGAAATTTTCCTTCCCGAGACCCAGAACGTTTCGGTAAAAAGCACCTGGAGCGGCGATATAGAAATTGAAGGATTTTCCGGTGAAGTCGAAGCTGATGCACAACTCAACGGCAGCATTGAAATCACAGGTGTAAACGGCCCCGTTACCGCAAATGCCCTCAATGGGGAAATTGAGGTTGAATTTGGCACCGTCAAACAAAATACCCCCATCTCCATCCATACCACGAACGGTGCCATCGATGTTTCCCTACCTGGAGACACACCGGCCGACTTGACCTTAAGCACAATGCACGGAGACATTTACACCAACTTCGATATCAAGAGAGAAGAAAAGGATGGTCTGAAATCGGTATCGAGCAAGAAGGTAAAAGCGACCGTCAACAACGGAGGGGTCAATATTTCTTTAAAGTCCATCAACGGAAATATCTATTTAAGAAAGCAATAA
- a CDS encoding DUF4440 domain-containing protein — protein MKAVFCLAPAIVLMMVSCQKKQSAIEKSSGKDSLTLIKMISEREAAMIKKDMNLAMSQFTEDATWINSQGYFFEGKSEVKKFHDMLSENDSLDYYYEAGKPKVRVLDPNNALAYYSWKMFWFRKQNAADTLIREIGLMTLHAQKQNEKWKWMAVTNQHTPWFYDEIKPEKIE, from the coding sequence ATGAAAGCTGTTTTTTGTCTGGCACCAGCAATTGTTTTGATGATGGTTTCTTGCCAAAAAAAACAAAGCGCCATTGAAAAATCTTCGGGGAAAGATTCATTGACACTCATCAAAATGATTTCAGAACGTGAAGCAGCCATGATCAAAAAAGATATGAATTTGGCGATGTCACAGTTCACTGAAGATGCAACCTGGATCAATTCACAAGGCTACTTTTTTGAGGGCAAAAGCGAGGTGAAAAAATTTCACGATATGTTATCTGAAAACGATTCCCTTGATTATTACTATGAAGCCGGCAAACCGAAGGTACGGGTTTTAGACCCCAACAATGCGCTTGCATATTACTCTTGGAAAATGTTTTGGTTTCGAAAGCAAAATGCGGCGGACACGCTGATCAGGGAAATAGGGCTAATGACCTTGCACGCCCAAAAACAAAACGAAAAATGGAAATGGATGGCGGTGACCAACCAACATACACCTTGGTTCTATGATGAAATAAAACCAGAGAAAATCGAATAG
- a CDS encoding DUF2141 domain-containing protein — translation MKHLFLLIMLFPALLFSQNEISVEVHGVPSSKGKISVAVYDSEEGFLKFDHVFKCDSIAAKKGITRLSIKNLPKGEYALAIFYDENGNNILDTNWLGIPKEKVAFSNAKMKTFGPPNFKECAFLVSSDYEISIEL, via the coding sequence TGCTGTTTTCACAGAACGAGATTTCTGTTGAGGTACACGGCGTGCCCTCTTCCAAAGGAAAGATCAGTGTGGCGGTCTATGACTCTGAGGAAGGTTTTTTGAAGTTTGACCACGTATTCAAATGCGACAGTATCGCCGCCAAGAAAGGGATTACCCGTCTATCGATTAAGAACCTACCAAAAGGGGAGTATGCCCTGGCCATTTTTTATGACGAGAACGGAAACAATATACTAGATACCAATTGGTTGGGCATACCCAAAGAAAAAGTAGCCTTTTCGAATGCCAAAATGAAAACTTTTGGTCCACCAAATTTCAAGGAATGCGCCTTCTTGGTCAGCTCTGACTATGAGATAAGCATCGAACTTTAA